CTACTCATCCTCAATttctaaaatgaaagaaatatcCAACAACAcactaaagataaataaaactttcttgaaattagtatatttttccttgatttgagcaactaAATAAGACTACTTATTATAtttacccccaaaataagataattagatattctgcacttaaaataagatgatggagatgaattgttcttattttaaatgcaaaatgcttattccattggcaaatagtattatttacctgcccaaatcaaggaaagATACAATaacttcaaaaatgttttacttacttCTACTTTTTTCCCTTTATGCAGTGAATGTGCAGTTAGAGTGATTAAATAATGTGAATCTCATTAAAAGTAGAGCTGCTCGCTCTGAAATTGTTGCCAACGAATAGCTGCTCGCCCCTTACCTGGCGGCCTTCAGGCAGCTTTTCTTGTTTGCGCTTTCCCTCTGCGGCTTCTCCGTTCCCCCTCTCATTCCGCGCTGGCAGGAGACCACGTAGTTCCTGTCGTTATTGTTAGCCCAGAATGTCCCCGCCGGCGTTTCGTACCGCAGACAAAAGTCCACCCTGACTCCCTGATCCCCCAGCGGCGGCACCAAGGTGAGCTTAAACGAGAAGCTGTCCGTCACGCCGTCGCTCGAGCCGGGGACGTACTCTGCCAGGAGGTCAAAGTGGGTGACCCACCGGTCCAAGGAGGTTCTGATGAAGACCGACTTGTTGTAGGAGATGTTGAGAACGCGGATCACTCCTTTAAGTATCGTGGTCCCTGGGAGCAACCCGATTGTTTCCAGCTCAACTTTCTGATCCAACACTTTGGCGTGCACGTCTTTGGGTGACAGCGGCAGGGAGAAAGTTAGAGGCGAGAGGTGGTATTCCACTAAATCTTTACCCTCGCCGTCTGCCGAGTCATGGCCTGGCAGTTTTGGTACGTCCCACAGAGCAAACTCCTTCACTTGCACCAGACTGAGGCCTTTGGCGTCGGCGAACGACACCCTCCGGGAGCCGCAGAGAGGGGGCTCGGGATCTGAGTCTTCATCCGAGACCGAGCTCCTTCTGGATGGGATGGGAGAAGATTTGGGTCTGAAGCCGACGATCAGGTCGCCTTCGTCTTCATCGGGGTCCAAGCCGCTGAGGCCTGGCACTTCTAGGTAGTTGCAGGCCTCGGAAGGTCTTAGCCGCCCTGCAAACTCCATGAAGCTCCCCCAGCGAGTGTCGGTGGGAAACTGCACGGCTTCTGCTCCTGGCAGCTGACATTCAGCGGGCTCTGACTTAACAGATGGAGTCCAGTTACAGATGACATTGTTGCTAGGGCCAGCCCTATAAATAGGCCGGAAGGGACATGAAATATGTACAGTAGTCTGAGCTCAGAAGTTTGACCTGTTGGCCATTTCTTTCCTTCAGTCTGAGGGAACTCGCAAGTTTAGTCGTTTTAGTCGTATCTTTTTGTAAGACGTCCCCCATCGCTGAGGTTTTAGGGGTTTTCTTCTTGTGTAGCTGTCCTAATTGCTCCCAGGGGAGTTCAATTTTAGCgttagatttttttactttacaatttTTAGGGTTTATAGCTGTGGAAACTTTAATTTCACAGGGTTTTACGACtgcaaaattatttgttttttctccaaTAAATTTCTCTAATAAATATTATTGGATGTTAGGATGGCCATTTTCTCCCAGAAGACAGCATTGTTGACCTCTGGCTTGAACTGAAATTGTAACTTAGAGACGCAGATGTTCTCCCAGTACAACAGGGCTGTCATGCAACCAAGACACATTGATAGTTACAGTAATAaacagtattattattattattattgttattattattattatttactctcCTGATGATGTGGATGTCATTAAGTCAGTCACTCTCCCAGTACTCTAAAACCTTTAGCATTAAACAAGATGCTGCTGTTTGATtctataaaatgtaaatacatcATCAactatcaatcaatcaatcaatcaataatcaatcaatcaatcaatcaatcaatcaattttatttgtcaactgcaatttgcattgctaTCGAAAAttctgtttcagtacaaccgtccatccaACTAGTTGCATGTTTTTTCAGAATGATTACTTTTACTAAGAAAAATAGCTTTTCAAACCAACCTGGTCCCATGTGAAAACTTACTTGCCCCCTAAACCTAACAAGTGGTTGTGCAGCTCTTGCCATAAGTATTTGTTCTGCCCTCCCATAAGCTCATCTGGGACCCTGGTCAACACCCAGGATGCCCACTCAGCAGTTTACCTCCTTGTGACCACTGGAGACATTTCCCCACCAGATGACGCAGAGCACCTCACCTCCTAACTGCATCGACCCCCCTACCAACTGAGCTGCCTTCACCTTACAGGACAGCTCAGCCGTATATTCACACATCACCGTAGCACCTTCTTATTTCTTGTTcctgtccttccttcctcagAGAACCGGAGCACCCAGAACACCCGTTACAGTAAACTTCGTAAACTGAATTATTCGCCGTgtctctctgcatgtgggccagaTAACCAATTCAGATCGTGACAGCGAGTAACCTTTGTTAGTTTCTCTCAACCACATCTCTGTTAGCATGTCAATACAAATGTCTTCATGGCCTCTTTGTTCATGTTTCTACTTTTCAGCACTGGTTTGACTGCAACCGGATGCAACGATGCagattcttttttgtttctggcTGAAAGTTTTGAAAGGATTTGGCCAGATGGGGGTTAAGGGCACGCTGAATCCACCAGACATTTAAAAGTGCAGCTCTGTGAAGGACCAGGGAAGACTTAAAAAGGAGTACAGTACGTAAATACTTTGTGGATATTTGCTGGCAGTACAACCCCCGCGGCGGCAGCCCTGCAAAGATGATCCAGAGTTATGAAAGTTACCGAACGATTCAGCGTCTACACCTGCATTTATTCATtgctgaaaactaaaactaatttTTTAGTCTTCATGGATGTGCTtgatgtgttgttttaaaggagagcaaaaactttgaccaatctgttttTATAGAGCCTTCTTTTGCTCTTTTCCTAGTTTTCAAAAAGTGCTACTACGCCTCGATAAAGGCTTGTTATCCCAGGAACACTGAAATCAGGGGAAACTATTATTTGCAAACACATTTATTAGTGCAAATCAATcggctgcagcaaaaaaaagtatatcagcactctcttttttttttttatcagattaaaCATCAAGTGAtgctaaattaaaatgataGCCCAGTGTGTAAAAAAGTAACATTCCCCCCAGCTTTTCCCATGTGAAGAATCAGCCTCTATCCCTGCTGTCATGTTCAGTGAGTGATGCAGCGACTCCTCCCCCCTCAGGTAGACTCCATCAGATATCTCCTTCCTTCACTCCTATCCTGCTTCACTTGGAGACACCCTCTCTGTCTGGCAGCTCTGACTTCAGATAATAAAGGTAGGTCCCCTCTTTTTAATACTCACACAAACAAAAGAGCTCAGAAGTTTTGCTCAGTCTTGGGGTCTAACGAAAAGTCAGCAGGGATAAGGACATGAAATGTTGCTCCAGCTCATGCGTGTGCAgcagtgaggggaaaaaaaaaaaaaagcagccagcAAAAGTTCATCATCTTCATGCCGTGTCGAATAACGACGTGAGCGGTAAAGTGATCAGATTAGTACCACGCATCAATATTTAGCTGTCCGTGTGAAGTCAAAGGTTTgtaaatgtattgaacaagttAACATTTGCGCGTTATGTGCAAACACAGTTACCTGATACTTACAGATGGACTCTGCGTTTTTAAGGGCTATAAATTGCACCGAATGCAGTTTTGCCAGAAGCGATTTCCTGAATACTTTTACAGTGACACTGCAGGctcctaaaataaacatcttgcCTTGTTCTTGGAACAAAGAAGTGACTCCGCTGGGACTCTTGAGTCTGAATCTTACAGCTTATTTACCGTTGATGGCgagggatgtgtgtgtgtgtgggggggggggtatctttTTTTAGGACCCGTGCTGAGATGCCCGAGTCTCCTCTCAGTCCCTCGGCAGCCCGTCAAACCCCAGCCAGCAGCCTCCTCAGCCACGCAGACGTCGGAGCAGGAGAGAAAGCAGCTAATGGGGACTCCAGCAGCAGACTGAGGGCGCAGAACTGCCAGAGCCTCCTCCACAAGCAGGTATCAGACGTAAACAGATGTAGTTCTTTATTTCTGAAAGGGATATGAAAGATATGAGATCTGATCCGAGCCATGCAGAACTCTTGTCTGTACCTGAATTAGAgcgacacagaaccagcaggatTAATTGTGCAAAGGCCCAAAGTAAGCTTGAGgcgaaaagtgttttttatggGTCTGTGTCACCTTTCTGATCCTGGGAGGGTTAATCCGTCAGGCCAGGCATGATGATAACCAAACGGTCAGCGCTGCTTCCTGCAGTCTCTTCTACAACCCATTACATTTATAAATCAGATCTATACCttcttttttataaatcatTTTTACATGGACTGTAGTTTTCAAAACTTTTACCAGACGAGATGAGCCGGCTGCCCCGACAGCTGgtcttcattttttattttcatcaaccAGTGGACTTAAAGACTACGCAACATTAGGTCCACGCCTATCAGATAAACTGCTTGCCAGGATTTCATTTTAGTCCTCGCAACAAAAGTGCTTCAATTCTAACctgcaaatgcaattaattaaTGCAATagcaaaatagaaataaaagaaattgtacatatttttgtttttttaagggtgGAAAATGGTAACCCCCACATAGAATAAAATCACAATGGATCTAAGAAATTGACATTTGACTTTACAAATGTCagtaaaagctttatttacagCAACATGTTTGTAACCGCAGCAGCCAAACTGACCAAATTTAACAGTTGTCAGTGGTCACATTTTCAGTGTAACTTTTGAGAAAAGGgtacaaaaacatttacagaacatgagattattaacattttaatcttgcaatcatgtttttttctttttttctgatgaaACATTATCTATATCCAAAGAGTTCCAGCGAGTCTGGTAAATGTAGTCCGTTATTTATGACCAGGTGCTTTGGTTTATCCTGTGATCATTTCACATCATTTAGTTCCTGCTGTGAAAGCAAGAAATTAGCTAAGAATCAGTCATTTTTACCACAGACTCAAACCTGAGACAAGCTTCCGGTTTAAAAGGACGTCATTAAGCGTGACTCCTTTAAACTGGCTTTGGTTTGACCCTTTGAGAACAGACCGACGCTTCCGGCTCTCCTCCAGCCGGCACGCGGCAGAGCCTCGCGCCTTTTACGTCTCTCGCCGTCAAAAACGTCAGAGTCAACTTTGAATCCCTCCAGCCGTCGACCTTTTCATTCAGTGTGGTCGCGCAACCTGTGAGGAGTTTTATCCTAACAGCTAAATTACATCTCACGCGGCTTCAGAAATAAACGCACGCGGCGCCCGTCGCGTTTTGACGTTGTCCGGAACATTTTATTCTCCTCGCggctttttgattttattttctaagtTGCTTCTGTTCCCGCTGCAGCCCGTGGCCAATCTGTCCTGATGGCACGCCGGGAGGCGAGCggccagctttttttttgtcactcagTCACCAAGTTTACGGGTCAGTTATTATTCCGAGGGGtgtttgcttttattaataGCCGTACACTCCTATTAGGAGCCACAACCGGCATGAAATTGTGCCGCTAATTAGGTCGGCCCATCTCCCATCTCATTTAGGGTCCACGACACTACCCAGCCTGGTGATGTCCACAAAGGCGTTTAACAATCCGCTTGTGTAATTGGAaagattttcttgttttgtgtgtgtgtgtgtttgtttttctgtcatccTGAGGTCTTCCTGGCCATGACGgcccctcagcagctgcagcagctcctgtcTCCCAGCCAGCTGCAGGCTCTGGTGCACCACAAGCAGCAAGCCCTGCTGCTCCAGCAGGTACGTCTGCACGCCTGACCCCTCAGCCAGCTGGCCTTTATCACCCTGCTTTAAAAAAGAATGGACAAATAATAATCTCATGATCACATCTTTAATTTAGATTACATGAAACTagattgcaattttttttagtgTGATTTGAGTCAACCGGCGTCACtccagaataaaaatgttaatagaAGCGTTAATAAAGCTTTTATGATC
This window of the Fundulus heteroclitus isolate FHET01 unplaced genomic scaffold, MU-UCD_Fhet_4.1 scaffold_52, whole genome shotgun sequence genome carries:
- the LOC118560937 gene encoding protein phosphatase 1 regulatory subunit 3A-like; protein product: MEFAGRLRPSEACNYLEVPGLSGLDPDEDEGDLIVGFRPKSSPIPSRRSSVSDEDSDPEPPLCGSRRVSFADAKGLSLVQVKEFALWDVPKLPGHDSADGEGKDLVEYHLSPLTFSLPLSPKDVHAKVLDQKVELETIGLLPGTTILKGVIRVLNISYNKSVFIRTSLDRWVTHFDLLAEYVPGSSDGVTDSFSFKLTLVPPLGDQGVRVDFCLRYETPAGTFWANNNDRNYVVSCQRGMRGGTEKPQRESANKKSCLKAAR